One genomic segment of Burkholderiaceae bacterium includes these proteins:
- the trbL gene encoding P-type conjugative transfer protein TrbL, whose protein sequence is MKTLHKAALIGVALALYSTAASAQLTNQGMLDQVVTEFATRATSWQTVVMNAAMFLFWTLGTISLVFTFGFMALRKADIGEFFAEFIRFILFFGFFLWLLRNGPAFANSIIQSLARIGEQASGVASVTPSGIVDIGFMILKQAFRNSSIWSPVDSFIGVALSVGILILLAVVAVNMLLLLVSGWLLMYAGIFFLGFGGSRWTSDMAINYYKTVLGVAAQIMTMVLLVGIGNDLLSSFYARMNTGTLNFEELGVMLVFCVALLMLVNRVPPLVAGIITGSGIGGAGGIGNFGAGAAIGAAMGASSMAAGAASVAGAAVMGGAASAAGGMSAIRAAFEKAGASAGGESGGVPMFGGGAGGDSDAGPFAQAAGFGGGGSSAGTSTPLGQAAGFYSSGSSSNSGGSGGESRGGDKAGSSSKGSGDVGGSKAGGGSDAGGQAGRGAGGLVAATAANLVQGIGDVAQAKAASIRDAAAERIADTTGGKIAAAIRASSQTDRAVDDVPSFGGNSLAGADSAAADPDDEVVAFANRDKEV, encoded by the coding sequence ATGAAAACACTGCACAAGGCGGCGCTGATCGGCGTCGCCCTCGCGCTTTACTCCACCGCCGCATCGGCCCAACTCACCAATCAGGGGATGCTTGACCAGGTGGTGACGGAGTTCGCCACGCGAGCCACGTCCTGGCAGACGGTGGTGATGAATGCCGCGATGTTCCTGTTCTGGACGCTGGGCACGATCTCGCTGGTTTTCACCTTCGGCTTCATGGCGCTGCGCAAGGCTGACATTGGCGAGTTCTTCGCCGAGTTCATCAGGTTCATCCTGTTCTTCGGCTTCTTCCTCTGGCTATTGCGCAACGGCCCGGCCTTCGCCAACTCGATCATCCAGTCACTGGCCCGGATCGGCGAGCAGGCGTCCGGGGTGGCGTCGGTGACACCCTCGGGCATTGTGGATATCGGCTTCATGATCTTGAAGCAGGCATTCAGGAACTCGTCGATCTGGTCGCCCGTGGATAGCTTCATCGGTGTGGCCTTGAGCGTCGGCATCCTGATCCTGCTGGCTGTTGTCGCCGTGAATATGTTGCTGCTGCTCGTATCAGGCTGGCTGCTGATGTACGCCGGAATCTTCTTCCTCGGCTTCGGTGGAAGCCGTTGGACTTCCGACATGGCGATCAACTACTACAAGACCGTGCTGGGCGTGGCCGCGCAGATCATGACGATGGTGCTCCTGGTCGGCATCGGGAACGACCTGCTTTCCAGCTTCTACGCCAGGATGAACACCGGCACCCTGAACTTTGAAGAGCTGGGCGTGATGCTGGTGTTCTGCGTGGCGTTGCTCATGCTGGTCAATCGTGTGCCCCCGCTTGTCGCCGGCATCATCACCGGCTCGGGGATCGGTGGCGCTGGCGGCATTGGCAACTTCGGTGCAGGTGCCGCCATCGGTGCGGCTATGGGCGCGTCGAGTATGGCCGCCGGAGCGGCCAGCGTGGCTGGCGCGGCCGTGATGGGCGGTGCGGCCTCGGCCGCCGGCGGCATGTCGGCGATTAGGGCGGCGTTCGAGAAAGCAGGGGCTAGCGCCGGTGGCGAATCGGGCGGAGTGCCCATGTTTGGTGGTGGTGCTGGCGGTGATTCCGATGCTGGACCGTTCGCGCAGGCGGCGGGCTTTGGTGGCGGCGGTTCCAGTGCCGGCACAAGTACGCCGCTCGGCCAGGCGGCTGGCTTTTACAGCTCTGGAAGCTCCAGCAATTCGGGCGGCAGCGGCGGCGAATCGAGGGGCGGCGACAAAGCCGGCTCCAGCTCGAAGGGTAGCGGCGATGTCGGCGGCTCGAAGGCCGGCGGCGGCAGCGACGCTGGCGGCCAAGCCGGCCGAGGTGCGGGAGGCCTTGTCGCTGCGACGGCTGCGAACCTGGTGCAAGGCATTGGCGACGTTGCGCAGGCCAAGGCGGCCAGCATCCGCGACGCCGCCGCCGAACGCATCGCCGACACCACCGGAGGGAAGATCGCCGCCGCAATCCGGGCGAGCAGCCAGACAGACCGGGCGGTCGACGATGTGCCCAGCTTCGGCGGCAACAGCCTGGCAGGGGCCGATTCGGCTGCTGCTGATCCTGATGATGAAGTGGTCGCGTTCGCCAACCGCGACAAGGAGGTATGA